The Salvelinus fontinalis isolate EN_2023a chromosome 39, ASM2944872v1, whole genome shotgun sequence genome has a window encoding:
- the srr gene encoding phenylserine dehydratase encodes MVDVPLSMKAITLDLLRDARETVRTSPLGVINTPMIPWCQTTLPLNIPCNIHIKLENMQRTGSFKIRGVANQFARRPKGAHFVTMSAGNYGKSFAYASKHYGSKGKVVMPETAPVSRSTLIQNFGCEVERVPTALLMNVVNRCVQEENMTFLHSYDDLDLIAGHASLGFEVLEVMPQPDVVVVCCGGGGLLAGVAAAIKLAGCEKTRIYGVEPEGACTMYKSFIEKKPIGMDTKSIASGLAPPFAGTLPYELCQRYVEEIVLVSDEEIKAAVSTLYRAGLLVEPSGSAAFAAIANDRIPDIAGRNVVVILSGGNIGKDELTNFPD; translated from the exons ATGGTGGACGTGCCACTATCAATGAAAGCCATCACTTTGGATCTGCTAAGAGATgccagagagacagtgaggaccAGTCCTTTGGGAGTCATCAATACTCCTATGATCCCATGGTGCCAAACAACACTACCGCTCAACATCCCCTGTAACATCCACATCAAACTGGAGAACATGCAGAGGACTG GTTCGTTTAAGATAAGAGGAGTGGCCAACCAGTTTGCCAGGAGACCAAAAGGAGCCCATTTTGTCACCATGTCTGCAGGGAACTATGGGAAGTCTTTTGCGTATGCCTCTAAACACTACGGCTCCAAGGGGAAAGTGGTGATGCCAGAGACAGCCCCTGTATCCAGATCTACACTCATACAA AATTTTGGATGTGAGGTGGAACGGGTGCCCACGGCCTTGCTGATGAACGTGGTGAATCGTTGTGTCCAGGAGGAAAACATGACGTTCCTCCACTCATATGACGACCTGGACCTGATTGCAGGACATGCCAG TCTAGGTTTTGAGGTACTGGAGGTGATGCCCCAGCctgatgtagtggtggtgtgcTGTGGAGGAGGAGGTCTACTGGCTGGGGTGGCTGCTGCCATCAAACTGGCCGGCTGCGAGAAGACAAGGATCTACGGAGTAGAGCCAGAAGGAG CCTGCACCATGTACAAAAGTTTCATCGAGAAGAAGCCTATAGGCATGGACACCAAGAGCATCGCGTCAGGACTGGCTCCACCTTTTGCAG GCACCCTGCCCTACGAGCTGTGCCAGCGCTACGTTGAGGAGATCGTACTGGTGAGCGATGAGGAGATCAAGGCTGCCGTGTCGACCCTGTACAGGGCGGGGCTCCTGGTGGAACCGTCAGGGTCCGCGGCATTCGCTGCCATCGCTAACGACAGAATCCCTGACATTGCTGGGAGGAACGTGGTGGTCATCCTCAGTGGAGGAAACATTGGCAAAGACGAGCTCACTAACTTCCCTGATTGA
- the trmu gene encoding mitochondrial tRNA-specific 2-thiouridylase 1, translated as MGVVRHIVCAMSGGVDSSVTALLLRRRGYHVTGVFMKNWDSLDENGVCSSEKDCEDAYKVCQNLDIPFHQVSYVKEYWHEVFTNLLKEYEKGRTPNPDILCNKHIKFNHFYNYAINGLGADAMATGHYARTSQEDEDVFQQSHVSPPPQHVFRDRFEIRNPVRLYQGADRFKDQTFFLSQMSQDALRRTVFPLSGLTKDYVKKIAAEAGFQHVLKRKESMGICFIGERKFEDFILEYLEPKPGNFVSIEDGKIMGEHKGWFTLTLGQRARIGGQRDAWFVVDKDITTGEVFVGPTTNHPALFRDTVRTDRFHWITEDPPTELIQTKMMECHFRFIHQMPLTPCTVTLNMDGSVWIMLSQPIRALTPGQFAVLYKGDECLGSGKIVRLGPTEHTLQQGRDRMKEAPVAKERTPEPAS; from the exons ATGGGTGTCGTGAGACATATCGTGTGCGCGATGTCTGGGGGAGTTGACAGCTCTGTAACGGCTTTGTTACTCAGAAGAAGAG GGTACCACGTTACTGGAGTGTTTATGAAGAACTGGGATTCCCTGGATGAGAATGGGGTGTGTTCCTCCGAAAAGGACTGTGAAGATGCCTACAAAGTGTGCCAGAATCTGGACATACCTTTCCATCAAGTGTCCTACGTCAAAGAGTACTGGCACGAAGTGTTCAC CAATCTTTTGAAGGAATATGAGAAGGGCAGGACACCAAATCCAGACATTCTGTGCAACAAACACATCAAGTTCAACCACTTCTACAATTATGCCATCAACGGCTTGG GTGCTGATGCCATGGCGACAGGCCACTATGCCAGGACATCTCAGGAGGATGAAGATGTCTTCCAACAGAGTCATGTGTCTCCTCCCCCTCAACATGTCTTCAGAGACCGTTTTGAGATCCGGAACC CGGTGAGGTTGTACCAGGGAGCGGACCGTTTTAAGGACCAGACATTCTTCCTCAGCCAGATGTCTCAGGATGCTTTGCGGCGTACAGTCTTCCCCCTGTCGGGACTCACCAAAGACTACGTGAAGAAGATTGCAGCCGAGGCCGGCTTCCAACACGTCCTGAAGAGGAAAGAG AGTATGGGCATCTGCTTTATTGGAGAGAGGAAATTTGAGGATTTCATTCTAGAG TATTTAGAGCCGAAACCAGGGAACTTTGTCTCCATTGAGGATGGGAAGATCATGGGGGAACATAAAG GTTGGTTCACCCTGACACTAGGCCAAAGGGCTAGGATTGGTGGGCAGAGGGATGCATGGTTTGTTGTGGACAAAGACATTACTACTGGAGAAGTGTTTGTG GGTCCGACCACCAATCACCCGGCTCTATTCAGAGACACAGTACGAACCGATCGTTTCCATTGGATAACGGAGGACCCTCCCACTGAGCTGATCCAGACTAAGATGATGGAGTGTCACTTCCGCTTCATCCACCAGATGCCTCTCA CCCCTTGCACTGTGACCTTGAACATGGATGGCTCTGTGTGGATCATGCTGTCTCAGCCAATCAGAGCACTCACACCAGGACAG TTTGCAGTGCTGTACAAGGGGGATGAGTGTCTGGGAAGTGGGAAGATCGTCCGTCTGGGCCCCACAGAGCACACTCTCCAACAGGGGCGAGACCGCATGAAGGAAGCCCCTGTGGCCAAGGAGAGGACTCCGGAACCAGCCAGCTGA